Genomic DNA from Anguilla anguilla isolate fAngAng1 chromosome 17, fAngAng1.pri, whole genome shotgun sequence:
TCCCTGATTGGAGCGTGGGTGTGGGCTGGCCCCGATTGGATCGTGGGCGTGCGCGCGCTCACCTGTAAATGGGAGAGGGTTTTCCTGATCTCCTCCTCCGTCTGCGTGGCCTGcgccacctcctcctgcagctggcgcagcgccccctgctggcgcAGGAGCTGCGTGTCGATGCGGGTCATCCTGCGGCTGGTGTCCTGGTAGACGTGGTGTATGGCGTCGCTGAACTGGAGCACGCCGTACGTCAGCACGTTCACGTCCTCCACGGAGGCCGGCTTCCCTGGGCCCTTCTGCTTCTTCAGCGGCACGCCCGGGGCCCCTGACAGCCAGAGGGCCACGCACAGCAGGGGCAGAAAGGCTCTCATTCTGGGGTCTCAAAGATCTGCTCCGGTCCTCCCTTTGAGTGTGTGCTGCAGAACTGTCAGTCCAGTCCCCAGTCTATAGAGACTATCCCCAGTCTATAGGGACTATCCCCAGTCTATAGAGACTATCTCCAGTCTATAGAAACTATCCCCAGTCTGTAGAGACTATCCCCAGTCTATGGAAACTATCCCCAGTCTGTAGACACAATCCCCAGCCTATAGTGACTATCCTCAGTCTGTAGACACTATCCCCAGTCTGTAGAGACTATCCCCAGTCTCAGAgctttctctctgtatctggCAGAGCTTTCTGTCTTTGTGTCTCAACTCTCTTTCTGTGTATCTCTGTCTCAgagctttctgtctctctgtgactcagttctttctctgtatctccgctctgtgcctgtgtctgcctgGCCGGCCTCAGTCCTGTCTGTGTTGTCTCACTCTTATACCGGTTATCTGCTGGACTCTGGGGAGATTGCGGAATATCAGCTGAGCAGTAGTCCAATCGGATTGCAGCTCTGTGTCCTTCTTTAAATCAGTGTGACCCCGACATGTGGCTCTTCAAACAGAAGTGGCTGATGTAGCCGATCAGGTTGATCTCAGTCCAGACAGTAAGACATAACAAACGCAGAAGGCTTTGATCTACAGTTACCTGCTGTGTTTGCTCTGCAAGGTCGGCTTACACAGGAGAgcaatttatgaataaatacacaaggaCTTTTTTGACACGAGATTGCAAGATtgcgtgcatgcacgtacacgcacaaAATAAATTAGACGCAGAcagtatgcatgtacacacgtacAGTTGAAAGTAATGTCGCTGGTTGGTCCATACAGTTTGAAGAATGTGGTTGCTATATGGTTTGAGTCAGGCATTTTTCTGGAATTGTTTCTGAAAGTACTTGgctatataaaaatgtaatatagaaTATAGCCATTTATAAGTTGAGTTAGCTTTATAAATTTAATATAGGATATAGCCCTTTATAAACTGTGTAAactaggacggagtgtagcacagtgggtaaggaactgggcttgtaaccgaaaggtcgcaggttcgattcccgggtaaggacactgccgttgtacccttgagcaaggtactttacctgcattgcttcagtatatatccagctgtataaatggatacaatgtaaaatgctatgtaaaaagttgtgtaagtcgctctggataagagcgtctgctaaatgcctctaatgtaatctaatgtaactataaaaatgtaatgtagcagTCCCTCAAAGTAAGTGAGTTTGCCAAGTAAAGAATTTACTTCACTATAATGTAATACTGGTGAACCAAAATTTAcaaccctgcccctctccctccctctgttttcccctcattctctctccttccttccctctctgctgcctccctatttctcctttctccttcccctctctctttttcttcctctctctcactctctcttcttctctctctgtctttccctctctttttcttcctctttctttcccctctctctcttctctccctcctctctctctcactctctctcttcctctctctcctctctctccctctccctctctctctctctctctccccctctccctctcacgccccccccccccccccccccccccccccccctctcaggaaCCTGCTGTATGTGTACCCTCAGAGTCTGAACTTCAGCAGTCGACAGGGCTCGGTCAGAAACATCGCTGTCAAGGTGCAGTTCATGGCAGGAGAGGATCCCAGCCAGGCCCTGCCTGTGAGTCTCCACCAATCACGCATGCATCACTGTTCAATCACACGCTCATGAAGAAGCCCCGCCCATATCACTGTCCAATCACAAACTAATAAAGGAGCCCAGCCATATCACTGTCCAATCACAAACTAATAAAGGAGCCCCACCCATATAACTGTCCAATCATGCTCTCATGAAGGAGACCCACCCCCATATCACTGTCCAATCACAAACTAATAAAGGAGCCCCACTCATTTCACTGTCCAATCATGCACTCATGAAGGAGCCCCACCCCCATATCACTGACCAATCAcgaattaataaaataactgatCACTATCTAATCAATCTTAGTAACTAACTAGCTGAGCGGTTATAAAACATTCTGATGGTCTAGTGAAATTAGATTTTGTAAACCAGTCTGACTGGGGGATCTCCTCTCTGGTGATGGCAGGTCATCTTTGGGAAGTCCAGCTGTGCGGAGTTTCAGAAGGAGGCCTACACCCCAGTCATCTACCATGACAAGTGAgtgcctctcctcctctctccctctgtctcagtcCACGGTCCTGCCatcctctcatcctctctccctcctttctctttctctctctctctctctctctctctctgctgtctccAGGTCTCCGGAGTTCTATGACGAGATGAAAATGAAGATTCCTGCAGACCTGACGGATAACCACCACCTGCTCTTCACCTTCTACCACATCAGCTGCCAGCCCAAACAGAACACCCCTCTGGAGAGCCCCGTGGGCTACACCGTAAGATAAGACCCCTTCCTCCCCTCAGCGTTTACGCTCCTCCTATACCCTCAGTGTATACCTACCACCTACACCCAACATCTCATACACCTGCAGCCTAAACCCACCACCTCCTACACCCTCAGTGTACACAGAGCACCTACACCCAACATCTCATACACCTGCAGCCTAAACCCACCACCTCCTACACCCTCAGTGTACACAGAGCACCTACACCCAACATCTCATACACCTGCAGCCTAAACCCACCACCTCCTACACCCTCAGTGTATACCTACCACCTACACCCAacatctcacacacctgcagcctaAACCCACCACCTCCTACACCCTCAGTGTACACAGAGCACCTACACCCAACATCTCATACACCTGCAGCCTAAACCCACCACCTCCTACACCCTCAGTGTACACAGAGCACCTACACCCAACATCTCATACACCTGCAGCCTAAACCCACCACCTCCTACACCCTCAGTGTACACCTACCACCTACACCCAACATCTCATACACCTGCAGCCTAAACCTACCACCTCCTACACCATCAGTGTACACCCAGCACCTACACCCAACATCTCCTACACCTACAGCTTACACCCACCGCCTCCTACACCCTCCTCCTGTATCCTCGTCCTACACCCACCACCTCCTAAACCATCCGTGTACACCCAGCAGCTACACCCAACATCGCCCTACACCTGCGGCCTACACCCATCACCTCCTAAACCATCCATGTACACCCAACACTTAAACCCAACATTGTCCATGCTTTCAGTCTTCACTCAGCCCTTCCTAGACCCTCAGCCTACACCAGACTCCTCCTACACCCAGATGTCTGCCACACCCACAGAGTGTGCAGGTAACCCCTCCTGTTAATGTGGCGCAGAGTGTGTTGATGGTGTACCGGTGTCTCCGCAGTGGATCCCGTTAATGCAACATGGCCGCCTGCGGACTGGCTCCTTCAGCCTGCCCGTGTCTGTGGAGAAGCCCCCGCCCAGCTACTCCGTCCTCACCCCGGATGTAAGCCCTGCAACCCCCATcatacccctctccccccaaacGGGTTAATATAGAGGTCTGTTTCCCACAGGAAAGCCGCTCGTCGGTGTGCCCGCAGTCACGTTCTGTTTTTGTGATGCTCAGCTAGCGAAATGAAAACACCCGTATTTCTGCTTTCACGCTTGCGGTGTTGTTTAAACGCgcttttccttctgttaaacgTGACGTTAATAAGCCTTCAGCCCCTGTGCTGTCAAACAAATACAGCTGTTCTCAATTAGCTAGTTCAGCATAGCGGTATGCTACAGAAACTGGAAGCTTTGTGTCATTGTTATCAGTCATTGTTAACAGCTGGTGGAAGTGTTGCTAGGCTACCATTTGTTAACTTCCAGGTTGAGAGTGAGCCTGCACCCGATCTGACCCGATGTAACAGAGCTAAAAATAGGCCCGGTCCAGGCACAAATCACAGCATAACTTCGGGTCCCATCTGGTTCAAGTCAGGATTCGGTCCTCTAGTCTGCACCCTGTCCTTCCACTCTACAGTTATTAATATCATACATTATTTACCAGTTAGTCACTCCTTTACATTACATGTTTGCTTAGCAGATTACatactgtgtgttctgtgtttataCAGCAtgcctgtttctctgtgttagATTGTGatgcctgtgtctctgtctctctgtgataGATTGTgatgcctgtgtctctgtgtctctgtgttagaTTGTgatgcctgtgtctctgtgttagaTTGTGatgcctgtgtctctgtctctctgtgataGATTGTgatgcctgtgtctctgtgtctctgtgttagaTTGTGATGCCTGTGTCTCCGTGTCTCTGTGATGGATTGTgatgcctgtgtctctgtgttagtTTGTgatgcctgtgtctctgtgataGATTGTgatggctgtgtctctgtgttagtTTGTgatgcctgtgtctctgtgttagaTTGTGgtgcctgtgtctctgtgtcaggtTGTGATGcctgtatctctgtctctctgtgttagaTTGTGatgcctgtgtctctgtctctgttattTGCAGGTCCAGCTTCCCGGGATGAAGTGGGTTGATAATCACAAAGCGGTGTTTAGTGTGGATGTGAGAGCTGCTTCTTCTGTTCACACACAGGTATAAActacactcacaccctcacaatcactctctcacacacacacagacaggtataatctacactcacaccctcacaatctctctcacatacacacacacacacacacacacatataaactacactcacaccctcacaatctccctcacacacacacacacacacacacacacacaggtataaactacactcacaccctcacaatctccctcacacacacacacacacacacacacaggtataaactacactcacaccctcacaatctccctcacacacacacacacacaggtataaactacactcacaccctcacaatctctctcacatacacacacacacacacacacacacacacgtataaactacactcacaccctcacaatctccctcacacacacacacacacacaggtataaaatacactcacaccctcacaatctctctcacatacacacacacacactcagtgaaTGCTGACTGCCCTGTGGGCCTGCAGGACCCTCACCTGGATAAGTTCTTCACGCTGGTGGACGTGCTGGAGGAGTACTCCTTCCCCTTCCGGCTGAAGGACGTCATCATCACCGAGGGCAACgtggaggcggagctgaagGCCAGCATGGCGCAGCTGCGGGCCGCCCTGCTGGACACCTGCGTGCGCTTCCTGCACCAGCTGCTCGGGAAGCTCATCCTGCTCATCGTCCACCCGCCCGTCATCGCCGGGCAGATCGGTGAGCTCCGCCCACAAGCCTCGCCTTGGCCACGCCCCATGCACACGCCTCgctctgcctgccccccccataCCGTTATTcaccgtccctctctctccctttctctcacgccgatcttccttccctccctccctctgtctctcatgcCCTTCTTtcctacctccctccctccctctctctctatctctctctcgcactgtcgctcttcttccctccctctcattctctcttgcGCTCTGTCgcttttctttcctctctccctctttctctctctcactctcgctcttcttccctctctctctctctccttccctctccctccccctctctctctctctccttccctctccctccctctctctctccctccccctgtctctctctctcgctgcgcAGTGAATCTGGGCCGAGCTGCGTTTGAGGCCATGGCGCTGTTGGCCAATCAGATCCAGAAGAACCTGGAGGGCAGTCAGGACCACCACGGCCGAAACAACCTGCTGCTGTCCTACATCCACTACTGCTTCCACCTGCCCAGCggcgacccccccgccccgcccggcggTGAGTGTGctacccccctaacccccccgccccccacctggagccaaaatggcgccgGATGTTTATACGTCACAGAGCTCCTGTGCCTCCTCAGGCCTGCCCATCACCAGGGTATCTGTCACTCACGTGTGACAGGTCAGACCACATGACTTTGTGTTGGAAGCTGTAATtattgctggtgtgtgtgtgtatgtgtgtgtctgtgtgtgtgtgcgcatgtgtgcgcgcatgtgtacctgtgtgtgtacctgtgtgtgtgcatgcgtgtgtgtgtgcgtgtgtgtttttccccctccgttCTGCATTGTGATTGGATTAGTGTCCGGTCTTCCCTGAAAGCCCCTGATTCTGGTTGCTGTCCCTGAAAGCCCCTGAATCCCGTTGCTCTCGCTGAAAGCCGTAACGCGCGCTTGGCCCCGCCCAGGTCTCGCCCCGCCCTACGAGCTGCCCATCCAGTACGCCACGTTGTCCCGGGCAACGGCGCGGCCGAGCAGCCTGCACCTGTCCCGCTCCAAGAGCATCAGCAACTCCAACCCCGACCTGGCG
This window encodes:
- the si:dkey-114l24.2 gene encoding uncharacterized protein si:dkey-114l24.2, with protein sequence MRAFLPLLCVALWLSGAPGVPLKKQKGPGKPASVEDVNVLTYGVLQFSDAIHHVYQDTSRRMTRIDTQLLRQQGALRQLQEEVAQATQTEEEIRKTLSHLQTQTAGLRAQTLQVRTVLQKAEKEQVKLHNQVTGLETSLDSAPNIRTLKDQALQHSNILKVLEEWIQDEKRALEDQDQQLAHMQSLAES